One Paraburkholderia dioscoreae DNA segment encodes these proteins:
- a CDS encoding cytochrome c biogenesis protein ResB: MSVTTSGLQSKSGNRITRSVIEVLSSMRFAISLLVILSIASIIGTVLTQDDPYPNYVNQFGPFWADIFRSLSLYTVYSSWWFMLILGFLMVSVSLCVIRNAPKMVADAKSWKDKVREGSLRAFHHKGEFAVQGTRAQTSAVLARLSAKLGYKFVTRESDGATLIAAKRGALTKFGYISAHLAIVVICLGGLLDSNLPIKLQMWLFDKSPIRANTVINDIPPEHRLSQSNPTFRGYAWVPEGQHVSTAILNQPDGSLIQDLPFSIELNKFIVDYYSTGMPKLFASDIVVVDHKTGARVPARVEVNKPFTYDGVSIYQSSFQDGGSQMQMTAYPMSGASAKTAPFGGTIGGNAPLSSATPLADGQTVEFTDFRAINVENIQNGSGQTDARGVAAHRTLKEAFDERLGSGAKTSKPLDLHNVGPSVQYKVRDKDGQAREYNNYMLPVDVSGERMFLAGMRVNPDDPFRYLRIPADSGGTVKEWMNLRATLEDPAMRASAAHRFALRSVPGANAELQQHLEESALRVLTLFAGADNGIKMPNGQTVGGFQAIAGFIDHSVPKGEQEKAAGLLLRMLEGSTWDLYQLSRQQLGEPEATANADASRFIQSSINAISDSFLYGSPVYLQLDSFKQVQASVFQLTRAPGKKVVYLGSLLLVLGIFSMFYVRERRLWFWLKDTDHGTHVVMAMSSARKTLDFEKEFVQTRDAVGAALGAKLAEASDAASASGNAGAPSASSHDSTR, encoded by the coding sequence ATGAGCGTCACCACGTCGGGTTTGCAGTCGAAGTCGGGCAATCGCATTACGCGCAGCGTCATCGAAGTCTTGAGTTCGATGCGTTTTGCCATTTCGTTGCTCGTGATTCTGTCGATCGCCAGCATCATTGGCACCGTCCTCACGCAGGACGATCCGTACCCCAACTACGTCAATCAGTTCGGCCCGTTCTGGGCGGACATCTTCCGCTCGCTGAGCCTGTACACGGTGTACAGCTCGTGGTGGTTCATGCTGATTCTCGGTTTCCTGATGGTGTCGGTGTCGCTGTGCGTGATCCGCAATGCGCCGAAAATGGTCGCCGACGCGAAGAGCTGGAAAGACAAGGTCCGCGAAGGCAGCCTGCGCGCGTTCCATCACAAAGGCGAGTTCGCGGTGCAGGGCACGCGCGCGCAGACCTCGGCCGTGCTCGCCAGACTCTCGGCCAAGCTCGGCTACAAGTTCGTCACGCGTGAGTCCGACGGCGCGACCTTGATCGCCGCCAAACGCGGCGCGCTGACCAAGTTCGGCTACATCTCGGCTCACCTGGCGATCGTGGTGATCTGCCTAGGCGGTCTGCTCGACAGCAATCTGCCGATCAAGCTGCAAATGTGGCTGTTCGACAAGTCGCCGATTCGCGCCAACACGGTGATCAATGACATTCCGCCGGAACATCGTCTGTCGCAATCGAACCCGACGTTCCGCGGCTACGCGTGGGTGCCGGAAGGGCAGCACGTTTCCACGGCGATCCTGAACCAGCCGGACGGCTCGTTGATTCAGGATCTGCCGTTTTCGATCGAGCTGAACAAGTTCATCGTCGATTACTACTCGACGGGCATGCCGAAGCTGTTCGCGAGCGACATCGTGGTGGTGGATCACAAGACCGGCGCGCGGGTGCCGGCCCGTGTCGAAGTGAACAAGCCATTCACTTACGACGGCGTGTCGATCTATCAATCGAGCTTCCAGGACGGCGGCTCGCAAATGCAGATGACGGCCTACCCGATGAGCGGCGCCAGCGCGAAGACCGCGCCGTTCGGCGGCACGATCGGCGGCAATGCGCCGTTGAGCTCGGCCACGCCGCTTGCCGATGGCCAGACGGTGGAATTCACCGATTTCCGAGCTATCAACGTGGAAAACATCCAGAATGGCAGCGGCCAGACCGACGCGCGCGGCGTCGCGGCGCATCGCACGCTGAAAGAAGCGTTCGACGAGCGCCTCGGCTCCGGTGCGAAGACCTCGAAGCCGCTCGATCTGCATAACGTCGGCCCGTCGGTGCAATACAAGGTGCGCGACAAGGACGGCCAGGCGCGCGAATACAACAACTACATGCTGCCGGTCGACGTGTCTGGCGAAAGAATGTTCCTCGCCGGCATGCGGGTGAATCCGGACGATCCGTTCCGCTATCTGCGCATTCCCGCCGACAGCGGCGGCACGGTCAAGGAATGGATGAATCTGCGCGCCACGCTCGAGGATCCGGCCATGCGCGCCTCGGCCGCTCACCGTTTCGCGCTGCGCTCGGTGCCTGGCGCGAATGCGGAACTGCAACAGCATCTCGAAGAAAGCGCGCTGCGCGTGCTGACCCTTTTTGCGGGCGCGGATAACGGGATCAAGATGCCGAACGGGCAGACGGTTGGCGGCTTCCAGGCCATCGCCGGTTTTATCGACCATTCGGTGCCGAAGGGCGAACAGGAAAAGGCCGCCGGCCTGCTGCTGCGCATGCTCGAAGGCTCCACATGGGATCTGTACCAGCTGTCCCGCCAGCAGCTCGGCGAGCCCGAGGCGACGGCCAATGCGGACGCCAGCCGCTTCATCCAGAGCTCGATCAACGCGATATCCGACAGCTTTTTGTATGGATCGCCGGTCTACTTGCAGCTTGACTCTTTCAAGCAGGTGCAAGCTTCGGTATTTCAGCTGACGCGCGCGCCGGGCAAAAAAGTCGTGTATCTTGGCAGCCTGCTCCTCGTGTTAGGCATCTTTTCGATGTTCTACGTCCGCGAACGGCGCCTCTGGTTCTGGCTTAAAGATACCGATCACGGCACGCATGTCGTGATGGCGATGTCGAGCGCGCGCAAGACGCTCGACTTCGAGAAAGAATTCGTCCAGACGCGCGACGCCGTAGGCGCCGCGTTGGGCGCCAAACTCGCTGAAGCATCCGACGCCGCCAGCGCCTCCGGCAACGCCGGCGCGCCGTCCGCAAGCTCACACGATTCGACCCGGTAA
- a CDS encoding c-type cytochrome, with amino-acid sequence MNRLSKTLMVLHVAAGLSGLAIQARAADPVKPDVNRGQAIAVQVCASCHGADGNSAGGAYPKLAGQHPEYLVKELNDFKTQPGAKQPARNNAIMAGMAAALSDQDMVNVAAYFAAQTPKPGYAHNKDTVPLGQKIYRGGIADKGVPACASCHGPTGQGIPSQYPRLSGQWAEYTVAQLTAFTQGSGARNNNEAMHAIATRLSDSEIKAVADYIAGLH; translated from the coding sequence ATGAATCGACTGAGCAAGACTCTGATGGTGCTTCATGTAGCGGCAGGTCTTTCAGGTTTGGCAATTCAGGCACGAGCAGCAGATCCGGTAAAGCCGGACGTCAATCGGGGGCAGGCAATCGCGGTGCAGGTGTGCGCGTCATGTCACGGAGCCGACGGCAATAGCGCCGGCGGCGCATATCCTAAGCTGGCGGGCCAGCACCCTGAGTATCTCGTCAAGGAACTCAACGACTTCAAGACCCAGCCGGGCGCCAAGCAGCCAGCGCGCAACAATGCGATCATGGCGGGCATGGCTGCGGCGCTGTCCGATCAGGATATGGTCAATGTCGCGGCTTATTTCGCTGCGCAGACCCCGAAGCCCGGCTACGCGCACAACAAAGACACCGTTCCGCTCGGCCAGAAGATTTATCGCGGCGGCATTGCCGACAAGGGCGTGCCGGCCTGCGCAAGCTGCCACGGGCCGACCGGTCAGGGAATTCCGTCGCAGTATCCGCGCCTGTCGGGGCAGTGGGCGGAATATACGGTGGCGCAGTTGACCGCGTTCACGCAAGGTTCCGGCGCACGTAACAACAACGAGGCAATGCATGCTATTGCAACGCGTCTGTCGGACAGTGAGATCAAGGCTGTAGCCGATTACATCGCGGGCTTGCATTAG
- the yihA gene encoding ribosome biogenesis GTP-binding protein YihA/YsxC, whose amino-acid sequence MSFLLHQSRFFTTVNHLRDLPATSQPEICFAGRSNAGKSTAINILCNQKRLAFASKTPGRTQHINYFSVGKAEEPTAHLVDLPGYGYAEVPGAAKAHWEALLSTYLQSRSQLRGMILMMDSRRPLTDLDRRMIEWFAPTGKPIHTLLTKCDKLTRQESVNALRATQKGLAEYRAAGYRGELTAQLFSALKRIGIDEAHELIESWLIPDTKGETEASQ is encoded by the coding sequence ATGTCCTTCCTGCTCCACCAATCCCGCTTTTTCACGACCGTCAATCACTTGCGTGATTTGCCGGCCACTTCGCAACCCGAGATCTGCTTTGCGGGACGCTCGAACGCGGGCAAGTCGACGGCCATCAATATTCTGTGCAATCAGAAGCGGCTGGCCTTCGCCAGCAAGACGCCAGGACGCACGCAGCACATCAATTACTTTTCGGTGGGCAAGGCGGAGGAGCCGACCGCGCATCTGGTCGATCTGCCGGGCTACGGTTACGCGGAAGTGCCCGGCGCGGCCAAGGCGCACTGGGAAGCGCTCCTGTCCACCTATCTGCAGTCGCGCTCGCAATTGCGCGGCATGATCCTGATGATGGACTCGCGCCGCCCGCTGACGGATCTGGACCGCCGCATGATCGAGTGGTTCGCGCCGACCGGCAAGCCGATCCATACGCTACTCACCAAGTGCGACAAATTGACACGTCAGGAAAGCGTGAATGCGTTGCGGGCGACGCAAAAGGGTCTGGCTGAATATCGCGCCGCCGGCTATCGCGGAGAATTGACCGCTCAGCTGTTCTCGGCGCTCAAGCGTATCGGCATCGACGAAGCGCACGAGCTGATCGAAAGCTGGCTTATCCCCGACACGAAGGGCGAAACAGAGGCCTCTCAGTAA
- the hemB gene encoding porphobilinogen synthase, whose translation MSFYPHYRPRRMRRDDFSRRLMRENILTTNDLIYPVFIVEGTNVRQAVPSMPGVERVSVDLLMGVAEQCVELGVPVLALFPAIEPSLKTPDGREATNPAGLIPRAVRELKKNFPELGVLTDVALDPYTSHGQDGVLDEAGYVINDETVEILVEQARAQAEAGVDIVAPSDMMDGRIGAIREMLESEDHVHTRIMAYAAKFASAFYGPFRDAVGSATNLGKSNKMTYQMDPANSNEALREVQADINEGADMVMVKPGMPYLDIVRRVKDEFQFPTYVYQVSGEYAMLKAAAQNGWLDHDKAMMESLLAFKRAGADGVLTYFALDAARILRSQK comes from the coding sequence ATGAGCTTCTATCCGCACTACCGTCCGCGCCGCATGCGCCGCGACGACTTCTCGCGCCGCCTGATGCGGGAAAACATCCTCACCACCAACGATCTGATTTATCCCGTCTTTATCGTCGAGGGCACCAACGTGCGGCAAGCCGTTCCGTCGATGCCGGGAGTCGAGCGCGTGTCGGTGGATCTGCTGATGGGCGTGGCTGAGCAATGCGTCGAACTGGGCGTGCCCGTGTTGGCGCTGTTTCCGGCCATCGAGCCTTCGCTGAAAACGCCCGACGGCCGCGAAGCGACCAACCCGGCTGGTCTGATTCCACGCGCGGTTCGCGAACTGAAAAAGAACTTCCCCGAGCTGGGCGTGCTCACCGATGTCGCGCTCGATCCCTACACGAGCCACGGCCAGGACGGCGTGCTCGACGAAGCCGGTTACGTCATCAACGACGAGACAGTCGAGATACTGGTCGAACAGGCACGTGCGCAGGCTGAAGCGGGCGTCGATATCGTCGCGCCTTCGGACATGATGGACGGCCGCATCGGCGCAATCCGCGAGATGCTCGAGAGCGAAGACCATGTCCACACCCGCATCATGGCTTATGCCGCCAAGTTCGCGTCGGCGTTTTACGGCCCGTTCCGCGATGCCGTAGGCTCCGCCACGAACCTCGGCAAGAGCAACAAGATGACCTACCAGATGGACCCGGCCAATTCGAATGAAGCGCTGCGCGAAGTGCAGGCGGACATCAACGAAGGCGCGGATATGGTGATGGTCAAGCCGGGCATGCCGTATCTGGATATCGTGCGCCGCGTGAAGGATGAGTTCCAGTTCCCGACGTACGTGTACCAGGTGAGCGGCGAGTACGCCATGCTGAAGGCAGCCGCACAGAACGGCTGGCTCGATCACGATAAAGCGATGATGGAATCGCTGCTGGCGTTCAAGCGGGCCGGCGCGGACGGTGTGCTGACCTATTTCGCATTGGATGCCGCGCGGATTTTGCGCTCGCAGAAGTAA
- the dsbD gene encoding protein-disulfide reductase DsbD yields the protein MFKGLDRRARNALRSLFFLSGCLVLVQFGALARAADDFLDPAAAFKFSATEKPGEVDVTYKIADGYYMYRERFAFATRNGTTTIGEPQLPAGHVKFDQTFNKNVETYRNELTIRIPVKQAAGPFDLAVTSQGCADAGICYPPMERVYHVGGAALQAAGGPEAASADVAQQSGQSSAAGTSWYERATNADYAQSLLQGGGFFAIVGLYFVAGAVLSLLPCSYPMIPILSAIIIGEGARVTRARGFALSAAYVLGMALVYTALGIAAALIGQSLGAWLQNPWVLGAFGVLLTIFALTLIAGFDVALPRRWQDGVSRASAGRSGGKFAAVALMGALSALVVGACMTAPLFAVLAFIAHTGDAVLGGAALFSMGLGLGVPLLILGLGAGTLLPRAGAWMDGVKVFFGVVLLAAALWIVWPVLGATATMLLSALWLLIAAASLGLFSAPVAQASVWRRLGRGIGAALAVWATVLLVGLAAGSSDPLRPLAVLAARGGEVGVANASYRPDGASQSDLTFAPVRTSIELDEAVKTAAQPAMLDFYADWCVSCKEMEKFTFSDPRVQAKLKQLNLLRADVTANNADDQTLLKRFSLFGPPGIIFFDQGGKEVLRVVGYESADKFLRSLDRARGTGV from the coding sequence TGACCTACAAGATTGCGGATGGCTACTACATGTACCGGGAGCGCTTCGCCTTCGCGACACGCAACGGCACGACGACGATCGGCGAGCCACAACTACCGGCCGGCCACGTCAAGTTCGATCAGACCTTCAACAAGAACGTCGAGACGTACCGGAACGAGTTGACGATCCGCATTCCCGTTAAACAGGCGGCCGGACCCTTCGATCTCGCGGTGACGTCGCAAGGTTGTGCTGATGCCGGCATCTGCTATCCACCGATGGAGCGCGTGTACCACGTAGGCGGCGCGGCTCTGCAGGCAGCCGGCGGTCCAGAAGCAGCCAGCGCCGATGTCGCGCAACAGTCAGGACAGTCATCCGCTGCGGGCACCTCATGGTATGAGCGCGCCACCAACGCAGACTACGCGCAGTCGCTGCTGCAAGGCGGCGGCTTCTTCGCGATCGTCGGACTTTATTTCGTCGCCGGCGCCGTGCTCAGTCTGCTCCCATGTTCCTACCCGATGATTCCTATTCTCTCAGCGATCATCATCGGGGAGGGCGCGCGAGTGACACGTGCCCGCGGATTCGCATTGTCGGCTGCTTATGTGCTCGGCATGGCGCTCGTGTACACGGCGCTTGGCATTGCTGCCGCGTTGATCGGCCAAAGTCTCGGCGCATGGTTGCAAAATCCGTGGGTACTCGGTGCATTTGGCGTGCTGCTGACGATTTTCGCGCTGACCCTGATTGCCGGCTTCGACGTCGCGCTTCCGCGGCGCTGGCAGGACGGCGTTTCACGCGCCTCGGCGGGTCGCTCCGGCGGCAAGTTCGCTGCCGTTGCTCTGATGGGCGCGCTGTCCGCGCTGGTGGTCGGCGCCTGCATGACCGCGCCGCTCTTCGCCGTGCTGGCGTTCATTGCGCATACGGGCGACGCCGTGCTCGGCGGTGCAGCGCTATTCTCAATGGGATTGGGCCTGGGTGTGCCCCTGCTCATTCTGGGTCTTGGCGCAGGCACGCTGTTGCCGCGCGCCGGCGCCTGGATGGACGGCGTCAAGGTGTTCTTCGGCGTGGTATTGCTCGCAGCGGCGCTGTGGATCGTCTGGCCGGTACTCGGCGCGACTGCGACCATGCTTCTGAGCGCGCTCTGGTTGTTGATCGCAGCAGCCTCACTCGGCTTGTTCTCGGCGCCCGTCGCGCAGGCGTCCGTGTGGCGCCGGCTTGGCCGAGGCATCGGCGCCGCGTTGGCCGTCTGGGCGACGGTCCTGCTGGTCGGGCTGGCTGCGGGCTCATCCGATCCCCTGCGCCCGCTCGCCGTATTGGCGGCGCGCGGCGGGGAAGTGGGTGTGGCGAACGCGTCGTATAGGCCTGACGGCGCGTCACAGAGCGATTTGACGTTCGCCCCGGTGCGTACATCGATTGAACTCGACGAGGCCGTCAAAACGGCCGCACAGCCCGCTATGCTCGATTTTTACGCCGACTGGTGCGTCAGTTGTAAAGAGATGGAGAAGTTCACCTTCAGCGACCCGCGCGTGCAGGCGAAATTGAAGCAGTTGAATCTGCTGCGCGCGGACGTCACCGCAAACAACGCCGACGATCAAACGCTGCTTAAGCGCTTCAGCCTGTTCGGGCCGCCGGGGATCATCTTCTTCGATCAGGGTGGCAAGGAAGTGCTGCGCGTCGTCGGATATGAGTCGGCGGATAAGTTCTTGCGCAGTCTGGATCGGGCGCGTGGGACCGGGGTCTAA